In Myxocyprinus asiaticus isolate MX2 ecotype Aquarium Trade chromosome 3, UBuf_Myxa_2, whole genome shotgun sequence, the following proteins share a genomic window:
- the LOC127424275 gene encoding transcription initiation factor TFIID subunit 1-like isoform X6 codes for MSDSDSDEDQDRPFHLTGFLFGNINENGQLEDDSVLDTESKKHLAGLGSLGLGSLITEITASEEETADNEPDQSNIDSEGWVRSTEDAVDYSDISEVAEDETRKYRQAMGSLQPARRADEGDDYDADCEDVDSKLMPPPPPPSLPIPAKKEDTPTQNSSVSDEGDGIILPSIIAPSSVGDKVDFSSSSDSESESDRPSQGSGTGGQRQMCLTLPLAGIMQKDAAKALPGVTELFPEFRPGKVLRFLRLFGPGKNMPSVWRSARRKRKRKQREPLADTAPGDNESDPPEGEAKKKSGWDYEHAPPPPPEQCLSDDEITMMAPVESKFMQVSGEGDKVSEVRPKVAEWRYGPAQLWYDMLGVPEDGSGFHYGFKLRDEQQQDSTETAAETTVNAPASAPVIEQAQQQDAYDEGEDVSQMQDEMFLMVTQLQWEDDIIWNGDEVKHKGTKTQRASLAGWLPTSMTRNANAYNAQQGLSRSNSQLVPLTPPPLAKTPSITGSKREKNSHDHQAHEDDSPWFSIFPIDNEELVYGRWEDNIIWDDQCMDCLPSPPILTLDPNDENIILEIPDEKEERASHSPSKDNKKETALKKSRILLGKTGVIKDEPQQNMSQPEIKDPWNLSNDEFYYPKQQGLRGSFGGNIIQHSIPTVELRQPFFPTHMGPMKLRLFHRPSLKKYSFGALSQPGQHPVQPLLKHIKKKAKMREQERQASGGGDMFFMRTAQDLTGKDGDLILAEYSEEYPPLLMQVGMATKIKNYYKRKPGKDPGAPDCKYGETVYCHTSPFLGSLHPGQLLQAFENNLFRAPVYLHKMPETDFLIIRTRQGYLIRELVDIFVVGQECPLYEVPGPNSKRANTHIRDFLQVFIYRLFWKSKDRPRRIRMEDIKKAFPSHSESSIRKRLKLCADFKRTGMDSNWWVLKPDFRLPTEEEIRALVSPEQCCAYYSMLVAEQRLKDAGYGDKSFFAPDEENEEEFQMKIDDEVRTAPWNTTRAFIAAMKGKCLLEVTGVADPTGCGEGFSYVKVPNKPTQQKDDREPQPVKKTVTGTDADLRRLSLKNAKQLLRKFGVPEEEIKKLSRWEVIDVVRTMSTEQARSGEGPMSKFARGSRFSVAEHQERYKEECQRIFDLQNKVLESTEVLSTDTDSSSAEDSDFEEMGKNIENMLQNKKTSSQLSREREEQERKELQRMLMGEDNERERGRKEQRKGSSALSTSSHKDDDASSVTSLNSSATGRRMKIYRTFCDEDGKEYVRCETVRKPSVIDAYLRIRTTKDNDFIRKFALFDEQHREEMRKERRRIQEQLRRLKRNQEKDKFKGPPEKKAKKAKERPDLKLKCGACGAIGHMRTNKFCPLYYQTNAPPSNPVAMTEEQEEELEKTVIHNDNEELIKVEGTKIVLGKQLIESADEVRRKSLVLKFPKQQLPPKKKRRVGTTAHCDYLNRPHKSIHRRRTDPMVTLSSVLESIINDMRDLPNTYPFHTPVNGKVIKDYYKIITRPMDLQTLRENVRKRIYPSREEFRESVELIFKNSATYNGAKHLLTLVAQSMLNLCDEKLKEKEERLVRLEKAINPLLDDDDQVAFSFILDNIVTQKMMAVPGSWPFHHPVNKKFVPDYYKVIINPMDLDTLRKNISKHKYQNREIFLADVSLIHANSVKYNGPDSPYTKTALEIVNLCKQTLAEYDEHLTQLEKDISTAKEAALDAADLESLDPLTPGPYTPQPDLCESNVSVSLQGDSSLLAEATLIPSTPDKRGGQGRHRGRMGEDESDVDIEGYEEDDDGKPKTPAPAEEGDLDDDDEEDDDDELLMRPQRRMHGDEEEEDEGSSRQQQASVLYQDLLMSDAEDDASEEEGDNPFCSIQLSESGSDSDADLGHQESTRIGLEQEESMMSYEGDGPDEETHMEDSNVSYGSYDDGDSQMQRRVSSPGTGERDVEGVYGMSEEEEEEEDERRRGPSVLTQVQLSDDEEDSEEFRSVGGDIDMDSDN; via the exons ATGTCAGACTCTGACAGTGACGAGGACCAGGACCGTCCCTTCCACTTGACAGGGTTTCTGTTTGGCAACATCAATGAGAACGGTCAGCTGGAGGATGACAGCGTGCTGGATACG GAGTCAAAGAAGCACCTGGCTGGTCTGGGCTCTCTGGGTTTGGGTTCACTTATTACAGAGATCACAGCCAGTGAGGAGGAAACAGCTGACAACGAGCCAGACCAGAGCAACATTGATTCAGAAg GATGGGTAAGGAGCACTGAAGATGCTGTTGATTACTCTGATATTAGTGAAGTTGCAGAGGATGAAACCCGCAAATACAGACAGGCCATGGGCAGCCTGCAGCCAGCACGGAGAGCAG ATGAAGGTGATGACTATGATGCTGATTGTGAGGACGTTGATTCCAAACTCATGCCTCCGCCCCCTCCCCCTAGTCTGCCAATCCCTGCAAAGAAAGAGGACACACCCACTCAGAACAGCAGTG tgagTGATGAGGGTGATGGCATCATCCTGCCTTCCATTATTGCTCCATCATCTGTGGGAGATAAGGTTGACTTCAGTAGTTCATCAgacagtgagagtgagagtgatcGACCGTCTCAGGGTTCAGGGACAGGAGGACAGAGACAGATGTGCCTCACCCTCCCTCTTGCAGGCATTATGCAGAAAGATGCGGCTAAAGCTCTGCCAGGAGTCACAGAACTTTTTCCTGAGTTCAGACCTGGAAAG GTGTTGCGGTTCTTGCGGTTGTTTGGTCCTGGTAAGAACATGCCGTCTGTTTGGCGAAGCGCTCGCAGGAAACGGAAACGAAAGCAGAGAGAGCCACTGGCAGACACGGCCCCAGGTGACAACGAATCGGATCCACCTGAGGGAGAAGCTAAGAAAAAATCAGGGTGGGACTATGAACATGCACCTCCACCACCACCAGAGCAGTGTCTGTCTGATGATGAG ATCACCATGATGGCTCCAGTGGAGTCTAAGTTCATGCAGGTATCTGGTGAGGGTGATAAAGTGTCAGAGGTGAGGCCAAAGGTGGCAGAGTGGCGTTATGGTCCAGCACAGCTTTGGTACGACATGCTCGGCGTACCAGAGGATGGGAGTGGCTTCCATTATGGATTTAAACTCAGAGATGAACAACAGCAGGACAGTACTGAAACAGCGGCAGAAACTACTGTGAATGCACCAGCATCTGCACCAGTCATCGAGCAGGCACAGCAACAAGATGCTTATGATGAG GGGGAGGATGTCTCTCAGATGCAGGATGAGATGTTTTTAATGGTGACCCAGCTGCAGTGGGAGGATGACATCATCTGGAATGGAGATGAGGTGAAACACAAGGGCACAAAGACCCAGCGTGCCAGTCTGGCCGGGTGGCTGCCTACTAGCATGACCCGTAATGCCAATGCTTACAACGCTCAGCAGG GTCTAAGTCGCAGTAATTCTCAACTTGTGCCCCTGACTCCTCCCCCTCTGGCCAAAACTCCATCCATAACAGGatccaaaagagaaaaaaacagccACGATCATCAAG CTCATGAGGATGACTCCCCGTGGTTCTCCATATTCCCGATTGATAATGAGGAGCTTGTGTATGGACGTTGGGAAGACAACATAATCTGGGATGATCAGTGTATGGACTGCCTTCCTTCTCCTCCCATTCTCACTCTTGACCCCAATGATGAAAACATCATACTCG AGATCCCAGATGAAAAAGAGGAAAGAGCCTCTCATTCCCCCTCCAAAGACAACAAGAAAGAGACGGCACTGAAGAAAAGTCGCATTCTCCTCGGAAAGACTGGCGTCATCAAAGATGAGCCTCAACAg AATATGTCCCAGCCAGAGATTAAGGATCCCTGGAATCTGTCCAATGATGAGTTCTACTACCCCAAACAGCAGGGGCTCAGAGGATCCTTTGGAGGAAACATCATCCAG CACTCTATTCCTACTGTGGAGTTGAGGCAGCCATTCTTCCCCACTCACATGGGACCCATGAAACTGCGTCTGTTCCATCGACCATCCCTGAAGAAGTACTCTTTTGGAGCACTGTCCCAGCCTGGCCAGCACCCGGTCCAACCCCTCCTCAAACACATTAAGAAGAAGGCTAAG ATGCGAGAGCAGGAGCGTCAGGCATCGGGTGGAGGGGACATGTTCTTCATGCGCACAGCGCAGGATCTTACGGGAAAAGATGGAGATCTCATTTTGGCAGAATATAGCGAGGAGTATCCTCCGCTTCTCATGCAAGTCGGCATGGCAACCAAGATCAAGAACTACTACAAAAGA AAACCAGGTAAAGACCCAGGAGCACCTGACTGTAAATATGGAGAGACTGTTTACTGTCACACATCACCTTTCCTGGGATCTTTGCACCCTGGACAACTACTGCAG GCTTTTGAAAATAACTTGTTCAGAGCTCCAGTCTATCTGCATAAGATGCCCGAGACGGATTTCCTGATTATCCGGACGCGGCAGGGTTACTTAATAAGAGAACTGGTAGACATATTTGTGGTGGGACAGGAATGTCCTCTCTATGAGGTGCCAGGGCCCAACTCAAAACGAGCCAACACACACATTCGAGACTTCCTACAG gtgTTCATCTATCGTCTGTTCTGGAAGAGTAAAGATCGTCCTCGGCGTATACGTATGGAGGACATAAAGAAGGCTTTTCCCTCTCACTCTGAGAGTAGCATCCGCAAACGCCTCAAACTCTGTGCCGACTTTAAACGCACAG GAATGGATTCTAACTGGTGGGTACTAAAGCCTGATTTTCGGCTTCCTACTGAAGAGGAGATCAGAGCATTGGTCTCTCCTGAGCAGTGCTGTGCGTACTACAGTATGCTGGTAGCAGAGCAGAGACTAAAG GATGCTGGGTATGGTGATAAGTCATTCTTTGCACCTGACGAAGAGAATGAGGAAGAATTCCAGATGAAGATTGATGATGAG GTGCGCACTGCCCCATGGAACACAACCAGGGCATTCATTGCAGCCATGAAGGGAAAGTGTCTCCTGGAGGTCACAGGGGTTGCTGACCCCACCGGTTGTGGAGAAGGATTCTCATATGTTAAAGTCCCCAATAAACCTACACAGCAGAAG GATGATCGAGAGCCCCAGCCAGTGAAAAAGACTGTGACAGGAACTGACGCGGATCTCCGACGCCTGTCCCTCAAAAATGCCAAACAGCTGCTCCGCAAGTTTGGAGTTCCTGAGGAAGAG atAAAGAAACTTTCCCGTTGGGAGGTGATCGACGTCGTGAGGACAATGTCTACCGAGCAGGCTCGTTCAGGGGAGGGGCCTATGAGTAAATTTGCCCGTGGGTCTCGGTTCTCTGTAGCAGAACATCAGGAACGTTATAAAGAGGAGTGCCAGAGGATCTTTGACCTGCAGAACAA GGTGTTGGAGTCCACAGAGGTGTTGTCCACAGACACAGACAGCAGTTCGGCAGAGGACAGTGATTTTGAGGAGATGGGCAAAAACATTGAGAACATGCTACAGAATAAGAAAACCAGCTCTCAGctgagcagagagagagaagaacaggAGAGGAAAGAACTGCAGCGGATGCTGATGGGAGAGGACAACGAGAGAGAGAGGGGCCGCAAGGAACAACGCAAAggct CGAGTGCCCTGTCCACGAGCTCTCACAAAGATGATGATGCATCCTCCGTCACTAGCCTGAACTCATCTGCAACAGGGCGAAGAATGAAGATTTATCGCACATTCTGTGATGAGGATGGAAAAGAGTATGTGCGCTGTGAGACTGTCCGCAAACCATCTGTAATTGATGCTTATTTGCGAATACGCACCACAAAGGACAATGACTTCAT TCGTAAGTTTGCGTTGTTTGACGAGCAGCACAGGGAGGAGATGAGAAAGGAACGCAGAAGGATTCAGGAGCAACTGCGACGCCTCAAACGAAATCAGGAGAAAGACAAATTTAAAGGTCCACCTGAGAAAAAAGCCAAGAAGGCCAAAGAACGACCAGACCTGAAG CTGAAATGTGGAGCTTGTGGTGCAATTGGCCACATGAGGACTAATAAGTTTTGCCCGTTGTACTACCAAACCAATGCGCCGCCCTCTAATCCGGTGGCCATGACTGAGGAACAGGAAGAGGAGCTGGAGAAGACAGTGATCCACAATGACAATGAAGAACTCATCAAAGTTGAAGGAACCAAGATTGTGCTCGGAAAGCAGCTCATTGAGAG TGCCGATGAAGTACGGCGAAAATCTCTGGTTCTGAAGTTCCCCAAACAACAGCTTCCTCCCAAAAAGAAAAGACGTGTTGGGACAACTGCGCACTGTGACTACCTTAAT CGTCCTCATAAGTCCATCCATCGCAGAAGGACAGATCCCATGGTCACGCTCTCCTCCGTTCTGGAGAGCATCATCAATGACATGAGAGACCTTCCTAAT ACGTACCCATTTCACACGCCTGTGAATGGCAAAGTCATTAAGGATTATTACAAGATCATCACACGGCCAATGGACCTGCAGACATTACGTGAAAACGTGCGCAAGCGCATTTACCCATCTCGAGAAGAGTTCAGAGAGAGCGTCGAACTCATCTTCAAAAACAGTGCCACGTATAATG gtgcAAAGCATCTCTTAACCCTTGTTGCTCAGTCGATGCTGAATCTGTGTGACGAGAAACTGAAGGAG AAAGAGGAGCGTTTGGTTCGTTTGGAGAAAGCCATTAATCCTCTTCTGGATGACGATGATCAAGTCGCTTTCTCCTTCATCCTTGACAACATTGTCACTCAGAAGATGATGGCCGTTCCTGGC tCATGGCCCTTCCATCATCCTGTAAATAAGAAGTTTGTTCCTGATTATTATAAAGTCATCATCAACCCCATGGACCTTGACACACTTCGCAAG aacatCTCAAAGCACAAGTATCAGAACCGGGAGATATTTCTTGCTGATGTCAGTCTTATCCACGCCAACAGCGTCAAGTACAATG GGCCTGACAGCCCATATACCAAAACAGCTCTGGAAATTGTGAACCTCTGCAAGCAGACTTTAGCAGAG TATGATGAACACCTGACTCAGCTGGAGAAGGATATCTCTACTGCTAAAGAAGCCGCTCTGGATGCCGCAGATCTGGAGAGCTTAGACCCATTGACCCCTGGACCATACACACCACaa cCTGATTTGTGTGAGAGCAATGTATCTGTGAGTTTGCAGGGAGATTCTAGTCTGTTAGCAGAGGCTACGCTAATCCCTTCCACCCCTGACAAAAGAGGGGGGCAG GGTCGTCACAGAGGCAGGATGGGTGAGGATGAGTCTGATGTGGACATTGAAGGATATGAGGAAGATGATGATGGCAAACCTAAAACACCTGCTCCG GCTGAAGAGGGAGATCTGGATGATGACGATGAAGAGGATGATGACGATGAGCTCCTCATGCGGCCACAGAGGCGTATGCATGgggatgaagaggaggaggatgaaggcTCCAGTCGGCAACAACAGGCCAGTGTGCTCTACCAGGATCTGCTGATGTCAGATGCAGAAGATGACGCCAGTGAGGAGGAGGGAGACAATCCATtctgct CCATCCAACTGTCAGAGAGTGGCAGTGATAGTGATGCTGACCTGGGGCATCAGGAAAGCACCCGGATTGGACTAGAGCAGGAAGAGAGTATGATGTCATATGAAGGGGATGGGCCTGATGAGGAAACACACATGGAGGACAGCAACGTCAG